The window AAATCGCATAAGCGATTTTTTTCTATTTATTAAACTAACTCTATAATTGCAAGTTCAGCTGAGTCCCCTCTTCTTACATCAGTTTTGATGATTCTTGTGTAACCACCATTTCTTTCTGTATATCTTGGGGCTATTTCTTTAAAAACTTTTGCAGTTGCTTCTTCATTTCTTAAGAAAGAAAATACTTGTCTATATATATGTACTGCTTTTGCTTTATCGTCATTAGCTAAGTTATTTTTTTTACCTAAAGTAATCATTCTTTCACCGAAATTTCTTAACTCTTTACCACGAGTTACTGTCGTTTCGATTTGCTCAGCGTTCATTAAAGATATTTTCATATTCTTC is drawn from Streptobacillus felis and contains these coding sequences:
- the rplQ gene encoding 50S ribosomal protein L17, whose translation is KNMKISLMNAEQIETTVTRGKELRNFGERMITLGKKNNLANDDKAKAVHIYRQVFSFLRNEEATAKVFKEIAPRYTERNGGYTRIIKTDVRRGDSAELAIIELV